In a single window of the Carassius gibelio isolate Cgi1373 ecotype wild population from Czech Republic chromosome A12, carGib1.2-hapl.c, whole genome shotgun sequence genome:
- the LOC128025120 gene encoding cytohesin-3: MDEDNRVPEDLSMEERDELSNIRRRKKELLDDIERLKFEISEVMTEIENLTCVTETKSTQRNKQIAVGRKKFNMDPKKGIQFLLENDLLQHTPENIAQFLYKGEGLNKTAIGDYLGERDDFNIKVLQAFVELHEFADLNLVQALRQFLWSFRLPGEAQKIDRMMEAFAARYCQCNPGVFQSTDTCYVLSFSVIMLNTSLHNPNVRDKPSVERFITMNRGINEGGDLPEELLRNLYESIKNEPFKIPEDDGNDLTHTFFNPDREGWLLKLGGRVKTWKRRWFILTDNCLYYFEYTTDKEPRGIIPLENLSIREVEEPRKPNCFELYNPSHKGQVIKACKTEADGKVVEGNHVVYRISAPTPEEKEEWIKSIKASISRDPFYDMLATRKRRVATKK, translated from the exons TGCCTGAAGATCTCTCAatggaagagagagatgaactgtCCAACATTAGACGGAGGAAAAAAGAACTGCTAGATGACATTGAG cGGTTAAAGTTTGAGATCTCAGAAGTTATGACAGAGATTGAGAATTTAACGTGTGTCACAGAGAC CAAAAGCACTCAGAGGAACAAGCAGATTGCTGttggaagaaagaaattcaatatgGATCCTAAAAAG GGAATCCAGTTTCTTTTGGAGAATGATCTTCTGCAGCACACACCTGAGAACATCGCACAGTTCCTCTATAAAGGAGAAGGCTTAAACAAAACTGCTATAGGAGATTATTTAGGGGAACG AGATGACTTCAATATTAAGGTTTTGCAGGCATTTGTGGAGCTTCATGAGTTTGCTGATCTTAACCTGGTGCAAGCATTGAG GCAGTTTTTGTGGAGTTTCAGACTTCCTGGTGAAGCACAGAAAATTGATCGAATGATGGAGGCCTTTGCTGCTCGATATTGCCAGTGTAACCCAGGTGTCTTTCAGTCCACAG ACACATGCTATGTTCTTTCGTTCTCTGTCATCATGCTCAACACCAGCCTGCACAACCCTAATGTCAGAGACAAGCCCTCGGTGGAAAGATTCATAACCATGAATCGGGGCATCAACGAGGGAGGAGATCTGCCTGAGGAGCTGCTCAGA AATTTATATGAAAGCATTAAGAATGAGCCTTTCAAAATTCCTGAAGACGATGGGAACGATCTAACTCACACATTCTTTAATCCAGACAGAGAGGGATGGCTGCTAAAACTAG GGGGAAGAGTGAAGACCTGGAAGAGGAGGTGGTTCATTTTGACAGATAACTGTCTATATTACTTTGAATATACAACA GACAAAGAGCCTCGGGGGATCATTCCACTGGAGAATCTTAGTATAAGAGAGGTGGAAGAACCAAGAAAACCA AATTGCTTTGAGCTCTACAACCCCAGTCATAAGGGGCAGGTAATAAAGGCGTGCAAGACAGAGGCTGATGGGAAGGTGGTGGAGGGGAATCACGTGGTGTACAGAATATCTGCACCCACGCCGGAGGAGAAAGAAGAGTGGATCAAATCCATCAA GGCAAGCATTAGCAGGGATCCTTTCTATGACATGCTGGCTACTAGGAAACGGCGAGTGGCCACTAAAAAGTGA